Proteins encoded together in one Psychrobacter sp. 28M-43 window:
- the parE gene encoding DNA topoisomerase IV subunit B, whose translation MSQYNAQSLEVLEGLEPVRRRPGMYTDTTRPNHLAQEVIDNSVDEALAGYAKTIKVQLHSDGSLSVEDDGRGMPTDIHPEFGQSGIELILTRLHAGGKFSTSNYEVSGGLHGVGISVVNALSTRVEVTVWRDSTQFDMAFENGAPVTPLTEAVSSNKRKRGTRVHFWADGSFFDTPKLNVKQLKHNLKAKAVLAAGLTIEFTDDINDEKVVWQFTDGVVEYLSEQLDGLETLPEAPFYYNYDAKAGERAAITFALSWLPDGGTPIQESYVNLIPTAQGGTHVNGLRTGILEALREFCDIHNLLPRSVKLTAEDVWDGVNYILSLKFSEPQFSGQTKERLSSREAAGAVQTLAKDAFSLWLNQHAEMGTQIAELAINKAGRRLKSAKKVARKKITQGPALPGKLADCRGDLRDGAELFLVEGDSAGGSAKQARDRHYQAILPLRGKILNTWEVSSDTVLSSQEIHDIAIAIGVDPASDDLSELRYDKICILADADSDGLHIATLICALFVKHFPALVDAGHLFVAMPPLYRVDVGKEVHYALDEPELAHILANVPGNKKAQITRFKGLGEMSAEQLRETTMSRDTRRLVQLDMDDMVLTNSVMDMLLAKKRASDRKSWLESKGDLADIS comes from the coding sequence GTGAGTCAATATAATGCGCAATCGTTAGAAGTTTTAGAAGGTCTTGAGCCAGTCCGTCGTCGTCCGGGTATGTATACCGACACCACGCGCCCGAATCATCTGGCGCAAGAGGTCATTGATAACTCAGTTGATGAAGCGTTAGCTGGTTATGCTAAAACCATCAAGGTGCAATTGCATAGTGATGGATCGTTGTCTGTCGAAGATGATGGGCGCGGTATGCCAACTGATATTCACCCTGAGTTTGGTCAATCTGGTATTGAGCTGATTTTGACCCGCTTGCATGCAGGTGGAAAGTTTTCGACTTCTAATTATGAAGTGTCAGGTGGTCTGCATGGTGTAGGTATCTCTGTTGTCAATGCGCTATCAACTCGCGTTGAGGTTACGGTATGGCGTGATAGCACACAGTTTGATATGGCGTTTGAAAATGGTGCACCAGTTACGCCATTAACAGAAGCAGTCAGCTCAAACAAACGCAAACGTGGCACCAGAGTACATTTTTGGGCGGATGGTAGTTTTTTTGATACACCTAAACTTAATGTAAAACAGCTCAAGCATAATTTAAAAGCAAAGGCTGTTTTGGCCGCTGGACTGACGATTGAGTTTACTGACGATATCAATGATGAAAAAGTCGTTTGGCAGTTTACGGATGGGGTAGTCGAGTATCTAAGCGAACAACTAGATGGTTTGGAAACATTGCCTGAAGCGCCGTTTTATTATAATTACGATGCGAAAGCGGGCGAACGAGCGGCTATTACCTTTGCCTTGTCTTGGTTGCCTGATGGTGGTACGCCGATTCAAGAAAGCTATGTGAACCTGATTCCCACAGCTCAGGGCGGTACGCACGTCAATGGTCTACGTACGGGAATTTTAGAAGCTCTGCGTGAGTTCTGTGATATTCATAATTTGCTACCACGTAGTGTGAAGCTAACCGCAGAAGATGTCTGGGATGGGGTGAATTATATCCTGTCTCTGAAGTTCTCTGAGCCACAGTTTTCTGGACAGACCAAAGAGCGCTTATCTAGTCGCGAAGCGGCGGGCGCTGTACAGACGTTGGCAAAAGATGCCTTTAGCCTATGGTTAAACCAACATGCGGAAATGGGCACGCAAATCGCTGAATTGGCGATTAATAAAGCAGGTCGTCGTCTAAAATCTGCCAAAAAAGTCGCTCGTAAAAAGATTACTCAGGGACCAGCATTGCCTGGTAAATTGGCAGACTGCCGTGGTGATTTGCGTGATGGTGCCGAGCTATTCTTAGTAGAGGGTGACTCTGCAGGTGGTAGTGCTAAGCAAGCAAGAGATCGTCATTATCAGGCGATATTACCTCTGCGCGGTAAAATCCTAAATACATGGGAAGTATCATCAGATACGGTGTTATCAAGTCAAGAGATTCATGATATTGCCATAGCTATCGGTGTCGATCCTGCCTCTGATGATTTGTCCGAGCTGCGTTACGACAAGATATGTATCTTAGCGGATGCTGACTCTGATGGACTGCACATTGCGACATTGATCTGCGCTTTGTTTGTGAAGCACTTCCCTGCGCTAGTGGATGCGGGTCATTTATTTGTGGCCATGCCGCCATTGTACCGAGTGGATGTGGGTAAAGAAGTTCATTATGCATTGGATGAGCCGGAGCTTGCACATATCTTGGCTAACGTACCGGGTAATAAAAAAGCCCAGATTACACGTTTTAAAGGACTTGGTGAAATGAGCGCTGAGCAACTACGTGAGACGACGATGAGCCGTGATACACGCCGCTTAGTACAGTTAGATATGGATGACATGGTACTGACCAATAGCGTGATGGATATGCTACTGGCTAAGAAGCGTGCCTCT
- a CDS encoding YqiA/YcfP family alpha/beta fold hydrolase: MNLIYIHGLDSDANSTKGVLLEKYCQLHHPDINVLRPDLNKTPAQVCEQLLSLIKALNNSADRKSADKQTELSNTVLIGSSLGGYFSTLISNQIGCPVLLLNPSTQPHITLQRFSNQSVSSQDNLNESSTSKVLHTTAGGWSITPVDLQWFADNQLLSVNYPDKVAVLLKESDELLNSELSRDFYQSHGASVTVQEGGDHRFSDFNDQLPMVMNILQNLVQA, from the coding sequence GTGAACTTGATTTATATCCATGGATTGGACAGTGATGCCAACTCGACTAAAGGGGTGTTGTTAGAAAAATATTGCCAGCTTCATCATCCTGATATTAATGTGCTGCGTCCTGATTTAAATAAAACCCCTGCTCAAGTGTGTGAGCAATTACTGTCTTTAATCAAAGCACTAAATAATAGTGCAGATAGAAAATCAGCAGATAAGCAGACTGAGTTATCAAATACGGTATTAATCGGTAGCTCGCTAGGTGGGTATTTTTCTACTTTGATAAGCAATCAGATAGGTTGCCCAGTTTTACTGCTCAATCCTAGTACGCAGCCCCATATCACTTTACAGCGTTTCTCTAATCAATCAGTATCAAGTCAAGATAATTTAAATGAGTCATCTACTAGCAAAGTTCTGCATACGACAGCGGGCGGCTGGAGTATTACGCCTGTAGATTTACAGTGGTTTGCAGATAATCAGCTGTTATCAGTAAATTATCCCGATAAAGTTGCTGTGCTGCTAAAAGAAAGCGACGAGCTGTTAAATTCTGAACTGTCTAGAGATTTTTATCAAAGTCATGGCGCATCGGTAACGGTGCAAGAGGGTGGCGATCATCGCTTCAGTGATTTTAATGATCAGCTACCGATGGTGATGAATATCTTACAGAATTTAGTACAAGCCTAA
- a CDS encoding DUF1289 domain-containing protein yields the protein MNQQFELFEIANPCIGLCQSNKKGYCFGCLRSRTERQLWHDMTTEQQREVLRLIAGRKLRIEQMRQRKGEQLGFDFEEDVEMGELF from the coding sequence ATGAATCAACAGTTTGAGCTGTTCGAGATTGCCAATCCATGTATTGGTCTTTGTCAAAGCAATAAGAAGGGTTATTGCTTTGGTTGCCTACGTAGTCGAACTGAGCGCCAGCTATGGCATGACATGACGACAGAGCAGCAACGCGAGGTGCTAAGGCTTATCGCAGGACGTAAGCTGCGTATAGAGCAAATGAGACAGCGTAAGGGCGAGCAGTTAGGATTTGATTTTGAAGAAGACGTTGAGATGGGTGAGTTGTTTTAG
- a CDS encoding trypsin-like serine peptidase produces MESKQAVEGNYPLDVELPSLKSLFIEMYFNDQLLSTGTATLISNTRESHCALVTNRHNVTGRHQETGKCLSATLGVPNNIVIYFHRSGDDVGNWIKVKLPLYREDETPFWIEHPELGEKADIVALNLNWGSDVLKLPYYLKLDLDRVGMVVSPAETLSVIGFPFGMSTTGKLPIWATGFLAQELGLITKSNPVFLIDCRTRQGQSGSPVIAFRTSGHRSIKDKRISASLSSNTTWEFLGIYSGRVNAESDLGKVWHVSSLEELINAAEVDYNERNNDF; encoded by the coding sequence ATGGAATCTAAACAAGCGGTGGAAGGTAACTATCCTTTAGATGTTGAGTTACCATCGCTAAAGTCATTATTCATAGAAATGTACTTCAATGATCAGTTATTAAGTACTGGTACAGCGACTCTTATTTCAAATACTAGAGAGTCTCATTGTGCTTTGGTCACTAATCGTCATAATGTGACTGGCAGGCATCAAGAAACAGGTAAATGCTTAAGTGCAACTCTAGGCGTTCCTAATAATATTGTTATTTATTTTCACCGTTCAGGAGATGACGTAGGCAACTGGATCAAAGTTAAGCTTCCATTATACAGGGAAGATGAAACTCCATTTTGGATCGAACATCCGGAGTTAGGTGAAAAGGCTGATATCGTAGCTTTGAATTTGAACTGGGGCAGTGATGTACTTAAATTGCCATATTACCTCAAATTAGATTTAGATCGAGTTGGTATGGTGGTAAGTCCAGCAGAAACCTTAAGTGTAATAGGCTTTCCTTTTGGAATGTCAACAACTGGAAAGCTGCCTATTTGGGCAACTGGGTTTTTAGCGCAGGAACTTGGTTTGATTACAAAAAGTAATCCTGTTTTTTTAATTGACTGTAGGACTAGACAGGGTCAGTCTGGTTCTCCTGTCATTGCATTCAGGACATCAGGTCATCGATCAATAAAAGATAAACGTATCAGTGCTAGTCTGTCTAGTAATACTACTTGGGAATTTCTAGGTATATACTCTGGTCGAGTTAATGCGGAATCAGACCTAGGCAAGGTTTGGCACGTATCTTCATTGGAAGAACTTATAAACGCAGCAGAGGTTGATTATAATGAGCGTAATAATGACTTCTAA